A genomic segment from Rubrivirga marina encodes:
- a CDS encoding ATP-binding protein, producing the protein MTEAVPTLDHWRPVLPTVARPGALVGTEGPGRSGAGGIAVGPDGLRTAGPAADGPAHTVLTDPVRVGHGRALAELVGRAARGRHTLLVGDEGVGKTRLLQELAAVVAGRRVVLDPADQRATRRRTVQLPQSPDRAFTLVFVPEAGPPSRLVAALVDAFHALGVLALPGVPVAMRAGACAELSAAEVRKLLRTVDERQAALVESLADLAGGGRAPRLLLALDGLDRASPTQGLFFRELQRRATVVGAVRTVPQGRSLRTFFATFGQVPVAPLDEAHAGALFEYVRARYDVAAADPAHYRREVLRRAEGNPAVLRAMMHDGAQSRLVTPQDVRDLQARDDAPFFNLGLVYVFGLIGLGALRVLMIGVRDTDLYIVLTLATVLGYLVFRVFRTFFMFQPRPDSK; encoded by the coding sequence ATGACGGAGGCCGTCCCCACCCTCGACCACTGGCGGCCCGTCCTCCCGACCGTGGCCCGCCCCGGCGCCCTCGTCGGCACCGAAGGCCCCGGCCGCTCTGGGGCCGGCGGCATCGCCGTAGGCCCCGACGGGCTCCGCACGGCCGGACCCGCCGCCGACGGCCCGGCCCACACCGTCCTCACCGACCCGGTCCGCGTCGGCCACGGCCGCGCCCTCGCCGAGCTGGTCGGCCGCGCCGCACGCGGGCGCCACACGCTCCTCGTCGGCGACGAGGGCGTCGGGAAGACCCGGCTCCTCCAGGAGCTGGCCGCCGTCGTGGCCGGCCGCCGCGTCGTCCTCGACCCGGCCGACCAGCGGGCCACGAGACGCCGGACGGTCCAGCTCCCCCAGAGCCCCGACCGCGCGTTCACGCTCGTGTTCGTCCCCGAGGCCGGGCCGCCCTCGCGGCTCGTCGCCGCGCTCGTCGACGCGTTCCACGCGCTCGGCGTGCTGGCGCTGCCCGGCGTCCCCGTCGCCATGCGGGCCGGGGCCTGCGCCGAGCTGTCGGCCGCCGAGGTCCGAAAACTCCTCCGCACCGTGGACGAGCGCCAGGCGGCCCTCGTCGAGTCGCTCGCGGACCTCGCGGGCGGCGGCCGCGCGCCCCGCCTCCTCCTCGCCCTCGACGGGCTCGACCGGGCCTCGCCGACGCAGGGCCTCTTCTTCCGCGAGCTGCAACGCCGCGCGACCGTCGTCGGCGCCGTCCGCACGGTCCCCCAGGGCCGCTCGCTCCGGACGTTCTTCGCCACGTTCGGCCAGGTCCCGGTCGCGCCGCTCGACGAGGCCCACGCGGGCGCGCTCTTCGAGTACGTCCGCGCCCGCTACGACGTCGCCGCGGCCGACCCCGCCCACTACCGCCGCGAGGTCCTCCGCCGGGCCGAGGGGAATCCTGCCGTCCTCCGGGCCATGATGCACGACGGCGCGCAGTCCCGGCTCGTCACGCCCCAGGACGTCCGCGACCTCCAAGCCCGCGACGACGCCCCCTTCTTCAACCTCGGCCTCGTCTACGTCTTCGGGCTCATCGGGCTCGGCGCGCTCCGGGTCCTCATGATCGGCGTCCGCGACACCGACCTCTACATCGTCCTCACGCTCGCGACGGTCCTCGGCTACCTCGTCTTCCGGGTGTTCCGGACCTTCTTCATGTTCCAGCCGAGGCCGGACAGCAAGTAG
- a CDS encoding endonuclease, whose amino-acid sequence MRRSLLPLAALLGVAASAQPQVGASQTPCSDRPDGWPLRACLRAAHAPASVLSAESATAALVSTVDVRVRRDSTRQTDSTFVEADSAWTVESWWEVTETPSLAAIDDTTTAHAPGALPPGWTVHTPERVAEPLAHVVGTPLPADALPTPVDGHLDLHAAWPSASGGAGLEDRRGDVARAALYVRTVYPLHVEASGEWPASAHARGPRVEQLLADHEADPPDDWERERHGRASAGQGNLNPFVLSPALARRAFPLGPRVDREAPPLWVNEVHATNDGRDAGEGVEVAGPAHTDLAAWRLVLYGGRGHPYDPYDDFVLATPALSGALPAEGSLGAAWLPVRGMWNRCNGVALFDPDAALVQFVSYGGCRFNASTGPVADAAETVASGASDPAHPDSLAWTTPTLGHDGRALQEWTQMPVGLSLQLTGAGSVAADFAWGGPHPASPGRLNDYQAPAMGANGRTARTAPSTPSIYPDLTGRPLLTALAADYSPATTFSYDRARDSLFAAVWREPREDTGAASDSLRGFYSGLAIALPRGVDPTTHAWNSAPRFSTEHLWPQSRGAVEGTPLHADLHGLAPVRQSVNSSRSNHPLGEVPDAQVDRWYGPVDGYLSSPPGVSVRDAYSKKRGGASPLFEPREGHAGDAARALFYAWTVYGPYDGPLDEGRLDVAFWEDQLPDLLAWHVQDPPHDAERQRSATIAAWQGTENPFVLDPTLAERAFAPRPTETENASAPALSLSLPRPNPARGPVSATLTLPRPGPVRVVVHDALGREVLVAHDGPAPLRLDVRLDTSTLGTGVYTLRALTSVGAAVRSVVVVR is encoded by the coding sequence ATGCGGCGTAGCCTCCTCCCGCTGGCGGCGCTCCTCGGAGTCGCCGCCAGCGCCCAACCGCAGGTCGGCGCTAGCCAAACGCCGTGCTCGGACAGGCCCGACGGCTGGCCGCTCCGCGCGTGCCTCCGGGCCGCCCACGCGCCCGCCTCGGTCCTCTCGGCCGAGAGCGCGACGGCCGCGCTCGTCTCGACCGTCGACGTCCGCGTCCGCCGCGACTCGACGCGGCAGACCGACAGCACGTTCGTCGAGGCGGACTCGGCGTGGACCGTCGAGTCGTGGTGGGAGGTCACGGAGACCCCCTCCCTCGCCGCGATCGACGACACGACGACGGCCCACGCGCCCGGCGCGCTGCCGCCCGGCTGGACCGTCCACACGCCCGAACGGGTCGCCGAGCCCCTGGCCCACGTCGTCGGCACCCCGCTCCCCGCCGATGCCCTTCCCACTCCCGTAGACGGTCACCTCGACCTCCACGCCGCCTGGCCGTCGGCCTCCGGCGGCGCCGGTCTCGAGGATCGCCGTGGCGACGTGGCGCGCGCCGCGCTCTACGTCCGCACGGTCTACCCGCTCCACGTCGAAGCCTCCGGCGAGTGGCCCGCCTCGGCGCACGCCCGGGGGCCGCGCGTCGAGCAGCTCCTCGCCGATCACGAGGCCGACCCGCCCGACGACTGGGAGCGCGAGCGCCACGGCCGCGCCTCTGCGGGCCAGGGCAACCTGAACCCGTTCGTCCTCTCCCCTGCCCTCGCCCGCCGCGCCTTCCCGCTCGGGCCGCGCGTCGACCGCGAGGCCCCGCCGCTCTGGGTCAACGAGGTCCACGCCACGAACGACGGCCGCGACGCGGGCGAGGGCGTCGAGGTCGCCGGTCCTGCCCACACCGACCTCGCCGCCTGGCGGCTCGTCCTCTACGGCGGGCGTGGTCACCCCTACGACCCGTACGACGACTTCGTCTTGGCCACGCCCGCGCTCTCCGGCGCGCTCCCCGCCGAGGGGTCGCTCGGGGCCGCCTGGCTCCCGGTCCGTGGGATGTGGAACCGGTGCAACGGGGTCGCCCTGTTCGACCCCGACGCCGCGCTCGTCCAGTTCGTGAGCTACGGGGGCTGCCGGTTCAACGCCTCGACCGGCCCCGTCGCCGACGCTGCCGAAACCGTGGCCTCCGGCGCGAGCGATCCCGCCCACCCCGACTCGCTCGCCTGGACCACGCCCACGCTCGGGCACGACGGCCGCGCGCTCCAGGAGTGGACCCAGATGCCCGTCGGCCTCAGCCTCCAGCTCACGGGCGCGGGCAGCGTCGCCGCCGACTTCGCGTGGGGCGGCCCGCACCCCGCCTCGCCCGGACGACTCAACGACTACCAGGCCCCCGCGATGGGTGCGAACGGTCGCACTGCTCGCACCGCCCCGAGCACTCCTTCGATCTACCCTGATCTCACGGGTCGTCCCCTCCTCACGGCGCTCGCCGCCGACTACAGCCCGGCGACCACGTTCTCGTACGACCGCGCCCGGGACTCCCTCTTCGCCGCCGTTTGGCGCGAGCCGCGGGAGGACACCGGCGCGGCGTCAGACTCCCTCCGCGGCTTCTACTCCGGCCTCGCCATCGCCCTCCCGCGCGGCGTCGATCCCACGACGCACGCGTGGAACAGCGCGCCCCGGTTCTCGACCGAGCACCTCTGGCCGCAGTCGCGCGGCGCCGTCGAGGGCACCCCGCTCCACGCCGATCTCCACGGCCTCGCCCCGGTCCGGCAATCAGTCAACAGCTCGCGCTCGAACCACCCGCTCGGGGAGGTCCCCGACGCCCAGGTCGACCGCTGGTACGGCCCCGTAGACGGGTACCTGTCGTCCCCGCCCGGCGTCTCGGTCCGCGACGCCTACAGCAAGAAGCGCGGCGGCGCCTCCCCCCTCTTCGAGCCGCGCGAGGGGCACGCGGGCGACGCCGCGCGCGCCCTGTTCTACGCCTGGACCGTCTACGGTCCCTACGACGGTCCGCTCGACGAAGGCCGCCTCGACGTTGCGTTCTGGGAGGACCAGCTCCCCGACCTCCTCGCGTGGCACGTACAGGATCCGCCCCACGACGCCGAGCGCCAGCGGTCTGCGACCATCGCCGCCTGGCAAGGAACCGAGAACCCGTTCGTTCTCGACCCCACGCTCGCCGAGCGGGCCTTCGCGCCCCGTCCGACGGAGACCGAGAACGCGTCAGCGCCCGCGCTCTCGCTCTCGCTCCCTCGGCCGAACCCCGCTCGCGGTCCCGTCTCTGCCACGCTCACGCTCCCCCGCCCCGGGCCTGTCCGCGTCGTGGTCCACGACGCGCTCGGCCGTGAAGTCCTCGTCGCCCACGATGGCCCCGCCCCTCTACGCCTGGACGTCCGGCTCGACACCTCCACGCTGGGGACGGGCGTGTACACGCTCCGCGCCCTCACGAGCGTGGGGGCCGCGGTGAGATCCGTGGTCGTGGTCCGGTGA
- a CDS encoding plasmid mobilization protein, whose protein sequence is MAKKTDREAMAAALGGMVSRPKPEAAEPAGTEDKETNVAPVSTVTPLAPDESVGGDGYRRTGTGYVKADGTKMVRTVVMVTEAERRRLKALALEAGLSPSDYVRRALGFV, encoded by the coding sequence ATGGCGAAGAAGACCGACCGCGAAGCGATGGCCGCCGCCCTGGGCGGGATGGTGTCCCGCCCGAAGCCCGAGGCGGCCGAACCCGCCGGAACGGAGGACAAGGAAACGAACGTCGCACCGGTGTCAACGGTCACACCGCTCGCACCCGACGAGTCGGTGGGGGGGGACGGGTACCGGAGGACGGGGACGGGGTACGTCAAGGCCGACGGGACGAAGATGGTCCGGACGGTGGTGATGGTGACGGAGGCCGAGCGTCGGCGGCTGAAGGCGCTCGCGCTGGAGGCCGGGCTGTCGCCGTCGGACTACGTCCGGCGCGCGCTCGGCTTCGTCTAG
- a CDS encoding ParA family protein: MPTPSPLVLAVALTKGGTGKTTTAANLAAELAALFQERDGDAARRVLLVDADPQDQLAGALGVDPEAAVASPGLSGVLSASEAGRPARAVEAVVADVRPGLDVCPAGDALATESSRLGADPAAGLLAVGDAIEALAEAVRGDAPLVVVDVPPGWGPLALGVLAASDVVLAPVSLQPLALQALGTFVGHLGGVQRTRQRFGGERLPLLLQIVPTMFDSRPVAHGQVLEAIRAAAAEIDRGDGAAPVVAEPVPQSVRVQEAAALGRTVREHARSGHGSAAAYVALAERVAADLDL; this comes from the coding sequence GTGCCTACCCCCTCCCCCCTCGTCCTGGCCGTCGCCCTCACGAAGGGCGGGACCGGGAAGACCACGACGGCCGCGAACCTCGCCGCGGAGCTGGCCGCGCTTTTCCAAGAGCGCGACGGCGACGCGGCGCGGCGGGTGCTCCTCGTCGACGCCGACCCCCAGGACCAGCTCGCGGGCGCGCTCGGCGTGGACCCGGAGGCGGCGGTGGCCTCGCCCGGGCTGTCCGGTGTGCTGTCGGCCTCGGAGGCCGGTCGGCCGGCACGGGCGGTCGAGGCCGTGGTCGCCGACGTCCGGCCTGGGCTCGACGTGTGCCCGGCGGGCGACGCGCTCGCGACGGAGTCGTCGCGGCTCGGGGCGGACCCGGCGGCGGGGCTCCTCGCCGTGGGCGACGCCATCGAGGCGCTGGCCGAGGCCGTCCGCGGGGACGCGCCGCTCGTCGTGGTCGACGTGCCCCCAGGATGGGGGCCACTCGCGCTCGGTGTGCTCGCGGCCTCCGATGTCGTGCTCGCGCCCGTCTCGCTCCAGCCGCTCGCGCTGCAGGCGCTGGGGACGTTCGTGGGCCACCTCGGCGGGGTCCAGCGGACGCGCCAGCGGTTCGGGGGCGAGCGGTTGCCGCTCCTCCTCCAGATCGTCCCGACGATGTTCGACTCGCGGCCCGTGGCGCACGGCCAGGTGCTGGAGGCGATCCGGGCGGCGGCGGCCGAGATCGACCGGGGCGACGGGGCGGCCCCCGTCGTGGCTGAGCCCGTGCCGCAGTCGGTCCGCGTGCAGGAGGCGGCGGCGCTCGGGCGGACGGTCCGCGAGCACGCGCGGTCGGGGCACGGCTCGGCCGCCGCCTACGTCGCGCTGGCGGAGCGCGTGGCCGCCGACCTCGATTTGTAG
- a CDS encoding replication initiation protein: protein MPRTDPARTLTVRPRPRLPQTTTRAIQTSLLLGIDDPAPPAVEVKKHVGAVHAKAPLSLLQRKVANVLLLNAFEELADDGVERHEIALRDLARICGFDSNNWEYLQDALRALTDVRIEWNVLDEKGKKRWGRSAYLAEVEMVERSGTASYVYPPTLRRQLADPAVYARINLAIQARFGSGYALALYENCVRFRKVGTTGWISLDDWRGLLGVEDGQYAEYKYLNKQVLKRAAAEVNEFSDIRVEMETRKEGRSVVALRFTVAEAPDDDALRASGAVGPAIREALGAVPDPRDLAPEPADVIADHPLADLQRRLLTFGLTEAQALDLSTEFDADRVVRNLDHVEHEVARSKKGRGEVKNVAAFTVAAVRGDYAAASGPPPVVQRAQEKEVQAERAQADERRQRQAEKAQRARAERESVEARAEALDEAFGALPEAERDALTARAVARLADEAPQVHAWYREEVEAGLGEDAMRPAVRSTLRAFRRDLLAEDTAD from the coding sequence TTGCCACGCACGGACCCCGCGCGTACCCTGACCGTCCGGCCCCGGCCGCGACTCCCACAGACGACCACCCGAGCCATCCAGACCTCGCTCCTCCTCGGCATCGACGACCCCGCCCCGCCCGCGGTCGAGGTCAAGAAGCACGTGGGCGCGGTCCACGCCAAGGCCCCCCTCTCGCTCCTCCAGCGGAAGGTCGCCAACGTCCTCCTCCTCAACGCCTTCGAGGAGCTGGCCGACGACGGCGTCGAGCGCCACGAGATCGCCCTCCGCGACCTCGCCCGGATCTGCGGGTTCGACTCCAACAACTGGGAGTACCTCCAGGACGCCCTCCGCGCGCTCACCGACGTCCGGATCGAGTGGAACGTGCTCGACGAGAAGGGAAAAAAACGGTGGGGGCGGAGCGCCTACCTCGCCGAGGTCGAGATGGTCGAGCGGTCCGGGACGGCCAGCTACGTCTACCCGCCGACCCTCCGCCGCCAGCTCGCCGACCCCGCCGTCTATGCCCGGATCAACCTGGCCATCCAGGCCCGGTTCGGGTCCGGCTACGCGCTCGCCCTCTACGAGAACTGCGTCCGGTTCCGGAAGGTCGGCACGACGGGGTGGATCTCGCTCGACGACTGGCGCGGGCTCCTCGGCGTCGAGGACGGCCAGTACGCCGAGTACAAGTACCTCAACAAGCAGGTCCTGAAGCGGGCCGCCGCCGAGGTCAACGAGTTCTCCGACATCCGGGTCGAGATGGAGACCCGGAAGGAGGGCCGCTCCGTCGTTGCCCTCCGGTTCACCGTCGCCGAGGCCCCCGACGACGACGCCCTCCGCGCCTCCGGCGCCGTCGGCCCGGCCATCCGCGAGGCGCTCGGGGCCGTCCCCGACCCCCGTGACCTCGCCCCCGAGCCGGCCGACGTTATCGCCGACCACCCCCTCGCCGACCTCCAGCGCCGGCTCCTCACGTTCGGGCTCACCGAGGCCCAGGCCCTCGACCTCTCGACCGAGTTCGACGCCGACCGCGTCGTCCGCAACCTCGACCACGTCGAGCACGAGGTGGCCCGGTCGAAGAAGGGGAGGGGGGAGGTCAAGAACGTGGCCGCGTTCACCGTCGCCGCCGTCCGGGGCGACTACGCCGCGGCGTCCGGTCCGCCCCCCGTCGTCCAGCGCGCCCAGGAGAAGGAGGTCCAAGCCGAGCGCGCGCAGGCCGACGAGCGCCGCCAGCGCCAGGCCGAGAAGGCCCAGCGCGCCCGGGCCGAGCGCGAGAGCGTGGAGGCGCGCGCCGAGGCGCTCGACGAGGCCTTCGGCGCGCTCCCCGAGGCCGAGCGCGACGCGCTCACGGCCCGCGCCGTCGCCCGCCTGGCGGACGAGGCCCCCCAGGTCCACGCCTGGTACCGAGAGGAGGTCGAGGCCGGCCTGGGCGAGGACGCCATGCGCCCGGCCGTCCGGTCCACTCTCCGCGCCTTCCGCCGCGACCTCCTCGCCGAGGATACCGCGGACTAA